From Penicillium psychrofluorescens genome assembly, chromosome: 6, one genomic window encodes:
- a CDS encoding uncharacterized protein (ID:PFLUO_008523-T1.cds;~source:funannotate), whose amino-acid sequence MGTPLPTSPRSPRSPVSAAHSPQPSESSRYSHNFPSREAQGYGYEEKNEHAESQQSLLYRQPSPLNAPYDDPYASTDSLRRYTLHDPGVTIFPDGPYQESAGGLNRRSGVQTPMSESPSEAWQQRQAPGSGLRRYATRKIKLVQGSVLSVDYPVPSAIQNAIQREYRESEEGFPEEFTHLRYTAATCDPDEFTLRNGYNLRPAMYNRHTELLIAVTYYNEDKVLTARTLHGVMQNIRDIVNLKKSEFWNKGGPAWQKIVCCMVFDGIDPCDKNTLDVLATIGVYQDGIMKRSVDGRETVAHIFEYTTQLSVTANQQLIRPQGNEPTNLPPVQMIFCMKQKNSKKINSHRWLFNGFSRILNPEVVILIDAGTKPGKKSLLALWESFYNDKNLGGSCGEIHAMLGPGWKNLMNPLVAAQNFEYKISNILDKPLESSFGYVSVLPGAFSAYRYRAIMGRPLEQYFHGDHTLSRQLGKKGIEGMNIFKKNMFLAEDRILCFELVAKAGFKWHLTYVKASKGETDVPEGSAEFISQRRRWLNGSFAASLYSIMHFGRIYKSGHNIIRLFFLHVQMIYNCAGLIMTWFSLASFWLTTSVIMDLVGTPSEANKNKGWPFGNDATPIVNNFLKYGYIFFLMLQFILALGNRPKGSRLPYTLSFAYFSIVQAYVLVLSFYLVKNAFTGGTMDFHWDDGVSAFLSSFFSSASAGIVLIALVSTYGVYFVASILYMDPWHMFTSSWAYFMGMTCAINVLMVYAFCNWHDVSWGTKGSDKGDALPAAQTKKDDAKSNFIEEVDKPQADIDSQFESTVKRALAPYADPEEKEDKNMDDSYKAFRTNLVLLWIFSNLVLALCITSQDVSRLCLTNTSTDRTSHYFSAVLWTTAGLSLFRFLGSLWFLGKSGILCCVSRR is encoded by the exons ATGGGTACGCCTTTGCCAACGTCTCCCCGCTCGCCGCGCTCGCCCGTGTCGGCGGCCCATTCGCCGCAGCCGAGCGAGAGTAGCCGGTATTCCCACAACTTTCCTTCTCGTGAG GCCCAAGGGTACGGCtacgaagaaaagaacgagCACGCAGAGAGCCAACAGTCCTTGCTCTACCGCCAACCGAGCCCGTTGAATGCGCCCTACGACGATCCATATGCCTCGACGGATTCCCTGCGTCGTTATACCCTGCACGATCCCGGCGTCACCATCTTCCCCGATGGCCCGTACCAGGAATCCGCGGGGGGACTCAATCGCCGCTCGGGAGTCCAGACCCCCATGTCTGAATCCCCGTCGGAAGCGTGGCAGCAGCGGCAGGCACCTGGTTCTGGGCTGCGCCGTTACGCGACTCGAAAAATCAAGCTGGTGCAGGGCTCGGTGCTGAGCGTGGATTATCCGGTTCCGAGTGCCATCCAGAATGCAATCCAGAGGGAGTACCGGGAATCGGAGGAAGGATTCCCAGAAGAGTTTACTCATCTGCGCTACACGGCGGCCACTTGTGATCCCGACGAATTTACTTTGCGAAACGGCTACAACCTGCGACCCGCCATGTACAACCGCCACACGGAGTTGCTGATCGCCGTCACGTATTACAACGAAGACAAAGTGCTGACCGCGCGGACATTGCACGGTGTTATGCAAAATATCCGGGACATCGTCAACCTGAAAAAGTCTGAGTTTTGGAACAAGGGCGGGCCAGCCTGGCAGAAGATTGTGTGTTGTATGGTGTTCGATGGGATTGACCCTTGTGACAAGAACACTCTCGACGTGCTGGCTACGATTGGTGTGTACCAAGATGGGATCATGAAGCGATCCGTCGATGGTCGAGAAACAGTTGCACATATT TTCGAATACACCACTCAGCTCTCCGTCACTGCCAACCAGCAGTTGATTCGGCCTCAGGGCAACGAACCGACCAATCTCCCGCCGGTCCAGATGATTTTCTGCATGAAGCAAaagaacagcaagaagattAACTCCCACCGTTGGCTATTCAATGGATTTAGCCGAATTCTCAACCCCGAAGTAGTGATTCTGATTGATGCTGGTACGAAGCCAGGCAAGAAATCCCTTCTAGCCTTGTGGGAATCATTCTACAATGACAAAAACTTGGGTGGATCTTGCGGCGAGATCCATGCGATGCTGGGCCCGGGTTGGAAGAATCTCATGAACCCCCTTGTGGCGGCGCAGAATTTCGAGTACAAGATCTCTAACATTCTGGACAAGCCGTTGGAAAGCTCGTTTGGTTATGTTAGTGTGTTACCAGGTGCTTTCTCAGCGTACCGCTACCGCGCTATCATGGGTCGGCCCCTTGAGCAGTACTTCCACGGTGATCATACACTCTCCCGACAGTTAGGCAAGAAGGGTATCGAGGGTATGAACATTTTCAAAAAGAATATGTTCCTTGCGGAAGACCGTATTCTCTGCTTTGAACTGGTCGCTAAGGCCGGGTTCAAGTGGCATTTGACCTATGTGAAGGCGTCCAAGGGGGAGACTGATGTTCCGGAGGGGTCAGCAGAGTTCATCAGCCAGCGGCGCCGGTGGCTGAATGGATCCTTTGCAGCCAGTCTGTACTCCATCATGCACTTTGGTCGGATCTACAAGAGCGGTCACAACATCATCCGGTTGTTTTTCCTCCATGTGCAGATGATCTACAATTGTGCTGGTCTCATCATGACTTGGTTCTCGCTGG CTTCCTTCTGGCTCACCACATCAGTGATCATGGATCTTGTGGGAACGCCGAGCGAGGCCAACAAAAACAAAGGATGGCCCTTTGGGAATGATGCAACTCCGATTGTCAATAACTTCCTCAAATATGGGTACATCTTTTTCCTGATGCTACAGTTCATCCTAGCGCTAGGAAACCGACCAAAAGG CTCCCGTTTGCCCTATACACTTTCTTTTGCCTACTTTAGCATTGTTCAAGCCTATGTTTTGGTCCTGTCATTCTACTTGGTCAAGAATGCTTTCACCGGTGGCACCATGGACTTTCACTGGGATGATGGCGTGAGCGCCTTCCTTTcgtccttcttcagctccgcTAGTGCCGGAATCGTCCTGATTGCATTGGTTTCCACTTATGGCGTTTACTTCGTGGCCAGTATTTTATACATGGACCCCTGGCACATGTTCACTTCTTCATGGGCGTACTTCATGGGTATGACCTGTGCGATCAATGTGCTTATGGTCTATGCATTCTGTAACTGGCACGACGTCTCCTGGGGTACCAAGGGATCCGACAAGGGCGACGCGTTGCCGGCAGCGCAGACCAAGAAAGACGACGCCAAGTCAAATTTCATCGAAGAAGTCGACAAGCCACAGGCCGACATCGACAGTCAGTTCGAGTCCACGGTGAAGCGGGCACTGGCGCCGTATGCGGAtccggaggagaaggaagacaaGAATATGGATGACTCGTACAAGGCCTTCCGGACCAACCTGGTGTTGCTCTGGATCTTCAGTAATCTGGTCCTAGCGCTTTGCATCACGAGCCAGGATGTCTCACGCCTGTGTCTCACG AACACATCGACTGACCGTACCTCCCACTACTTTTCGGCCGTTTTGTGGACCACTGCCGGCTTATCGCTGTTCCGCTTCCTTGGATCTCTCTGGTTCCTAGGCAAATCTGGCATCCTCTGCTGCGTCTCTCGGCGATAG
- a CDS encoding uncharacterized protein (ID:PFLUO_008524-T1.cds;~source:funannotate): MATPRPAFDALPLRKDGPRGNAWGLFGEQDQCGMLNLLTPENTAAAAKEIVEGVRVSTDWPLDSMKTPCFGRAALEHTVTNKAPRHVNDDVLLFNTQSSSQWDGFRHFGSKEGFYFNGCTLEDIQTSTRNGIHVWAANGGIVGRGVLLDYAGWAEMNGREVNCFQSQSIPVSVLQEVAASQNTTFRPGDILFVRTGWTRAYERLSLAECQELAGHAAPPIIGVESSEATLRWIWENSFAAVAGDHPSFEAYPCQNRDFFLHEWLLAGWGVPIGELFDLERLGQECRKRGRWTFFFSSVPLNVPGGVASPPNGVAIF, from the exons ATGGCGACCCCGAGGCCTGCATTCGACGCCCTCCCGCTCCGCAAGGATGGACCCCGCGGGAACGCCTGGGGGTTGTTCGGCGAGCAGGACCAGTGCGGTATGCTGAACCTCCTGACTCCGGAGAAtacggcggcggcggcgaaaGAGATCGTCGAGGGAGTGCGGGTGTCAACCGACTGGCCACTGGACAGCATGAAGACGCCCTGCTTCGGTCGAGCGGCCCTGGAGCACACGGTCACGAACAAGGCGCCCCGACACGTCAACGACGATGTCCTGCTCTTCAATACTCAGAGCAGCTCCCAGTGGGATGGGTTCCGGCACTTCGGTTCCAAGGAAGGCTTCTACTTCAACGGCTGTACCCTGGAAGATATCCAAACCTCGACGCGGAATGGCATTCACG TGTGGGCGGCGAATGGCGGGATCGTTGGTCGCGGCGTGCTGCTGGACTACGCGGGCTGGGCTGAGATGAATGGGCGGGAAGTGAATTGCTTCCAAAGCCAGTCCATCCCCGTATCGGTGCTGCAAGAGGTGGCCGCCAGCCAAAACACCACCTTCCGCCCCGGTGATATTCTGTTTGTCCGCACTGGCTGGACACGAGCGTATGAACGACTGTCCCTGGCCGAATGCCAGGAGTTAGCGGGTCACGCCGCGCCGCCCATCATTGGCGTCGAATCGTCCGAAGCAACCTtgcgctggatctgggagaacAGCTTCGCTGCCGTGGCGGGCGACCACCCTAGCTTTGAGGCCTACCCGTGCCAAAACCGAGATTTCTTCCTGCACGAGTGGTTGCTCGCGGGCTGGGGCGTTCCGATCGGGGAATTGTTTGATCTGGAgcgcctcggccaggaaTGTCGCAAAAGAGGCCGATggactttctttttcagtAGCGTGCCCTTGAACGTACCAGGCGGCGTGGCCAGCCCGCCAAATGGTGTGGCCATTTTTTGA